One Amblyomma americanum isolate KBUSLIRL-KWMA chromosome 8, ASM5285725v1, whole genome shotgun sequence DNA window includes the following coding sequences:
- the LOC144100082 gene encoding plancitoxin-1-like — MTSFSLPCTLFALASLVALSDAAISCKNEKNVNVDWFFMYKLPKAAKSKEKLNVPKGEEYVYIDSKTPTSTPYWSLSTHNIFKEGNALANTIAPILAKEKPLNVTYAVYNDQPPYHLENKRTSNGHTKGLFIFDDESGVWIIHSVPKFPEMLHKGIYAFPPNGRENGQNILCVTFPTSQLETIATHLRLQYPNIYDSYAPPSLRKTHPALNLLLARKFIKSAPWVLTASLKDVSNNAYVSFAKHGRYNRDVYSSLVASNLESNLFASTWRNGAGGKAPPACNNTYTVTNVEAVRFRMSQQQLDIKNGEDHSKWAVSEETTNRYVCVGTLNRMRSQYRRGGQTLCFKNALLHKLLRTSVTDFDNCVISR; from the exons ATGACGAGTTTTAGTCTGCCATGCACGCTGTTTGCATTGGCTTCTCTGGTAGCTCTGTCCGATGCAGCCATATCATGCAAGAACGAGAAAAATGTCAACGTCGACTG GTTCTTTATGTATAAACTTCCAAAGGCCGCGAAAAGTAAGGAGAAACTGAACGTTCCCAAGGGCGAAGAATACGTCTACATCGACTCCAAGACGCCGACGTCCACGCCTTACTGGAGCCTTTCCACGCACAACATCTTCAAGGAGGGCAACGCATTGGCCAACACCATCGCTCCCATCTTAGCAAAGGAGAAGCCACTC AATGTCACTTACGCCGTTTACAACGACCAGCCCCCGTACCATCTGGAAAACAAGAGGACAAGCAATGGGCACACCAAAG GGTTATTTATATTCGACGACGAGTCTGGCGTGTGGATAATCCACAGCGTGCCCAAGTTTCCCGAGATGCTACACAAGGGAATCTACGCCTTCCCCCCGAACGGACGGGAGAACGGGCAGAACATCCTCTGCGTCACATTCCCGACGAGTCAGCTGGAAACCATCG CCACCCACCTGAGGCTTCAGTACCCCAACATCTACGACAGCTACGCACCACCGTCCCTTCGCAAAACCCACCCGGCCCTCAATCTCCTGCTGGCGCGAAAGTTCATCAAGAGCGCCCCCTGGGTTCTGACGGCTTCTCTCAAGGACGTCTCTAACAACGCCTACGTCAGCTTCGCAAAGCATGGCCGCTACAACAGAG ACGTCTACTCGAGCCTTGTGGCCAGTAACCTGGAGTCCAACCTATTCGCATCCACTTGGCGCAACGGCGCCGGCGGGAAGGCACCACCGGCCTGCAACAACACCTACACCGTCACCAACGTGGAGGCGGTGCGGTTCAGGATGAGTCAGCAGCAGCTGGACATCAAGAATGGCGAGGACCATAGCAAGTGGGCCGTCTCGGAGGAGACCACTAACCGCTACGTCTGCGTCGGCACCTTGAATCGCATG cgcTCGCAGTACAGGAGAGGAGGACAAACGCTGTGCTTCAAGAACGCCCTCCTCCACAAGCTGCTCCGGACGAGTGTCACAGATTTCGACAACTGCGTCATCTCGCGATGA